TTTTACGCCGCTGTGTTTCATCGCATTCGACAAGGCAGCCTGCATCACCCGAAACAGGCATAGCGAGACTTCCCTCGGCACAGAATCCGGCACTTGTTCATGTGAGAACCTGATTTCAACGTGATGCTGATCAGAAAACTCGTGGCTGAATCCCTGCATGGCATTCACCAGGCCAAAGTACTCAAGCTTGGAAGAATGCAGCCGGTGAGAAAGAGCCTGAATACTCTTTGATATGTCAGAGGCCTGTTTTAAGAAAGTTTCACTGCGCTTGCGCATTTCAACAGCAGAGTCGGGCGGATGCAGCCTGGTTTCATCGAGTGAGATCGCCAAGAATGCCATTTGCTGGTTGATGTCGTCGTGCAGTTCGCGCGCAATTCGAGTCCGCTCTTCTTCCTGTGCCGCGATCAGGCGCCCACCGATACTCGCCAGAGCTTCTTCCGCCAGCTTGCGCCCTGTAACGTCGATCGCCGAACCGATATAGCCGGAAAACGAGCCGTCTGGATTGACGATCGGTGCTCCAGTATCCAATATCCAGCGATACACGCCGTCGTGGCGGCGCAAGCGATACTCCATGGTGAATGGCTGCCGCCGGTGGAAGGCTTCACTATAGGTAGCCAGAGCATTCTCCAAATCGTCGGTGTGAATTCCATCCGCCCACCCTGTGCCAACCTCCTCTTCCTCCTTCCGACCGGTGAAGTCAAGCCACTGTTGGTTGACATAGGTACACGATTGGTCGGGACCAGCCATCCAGATGAACACAGGAGCGGAGTTCGCTACCCGACGAAAGCGCCCTTCGCTTTCGCGCAAGACTGCCTCCGCTCTTTTCCTCTTCTTACGATGCCACAGGAGCGCCACGATTAGCAGAGTCTGTAATAGGAAAAGAGAAATGCCGGCGATGATGTACCACTTGTATGCTTCCCAAACCGAGAGCGGCCTATTGATTACGATGCTGCCGGGCGGAAGGTTCTTCTCTTTCAAGCCCCAACGTTTGAGGGCTCGCCAATCGAACATATATCTACTTCCGCCCTGAACAATGGGAATCTCTTGAGGCCTTTCGCCATTCAGTATTCTCAGCGCCAAGCCTCCGGCGACTTTTCCGTCCTCAGCGAGGCTGAAGATCTTACCTCCTACTTCGCCATGATTGAAGAAGACATCAACCAAACTAAACACCGGGACAGTGGCCGCCGCGGCAATCATCGGGGCCGATTCGGTCCCGCTAGCGAACCGTGTGCCTGCTGCATCCCGTGCCACACCAAGTTGGAGGACGATAGTTTGACCCGACAGATGCTTCAGGCGCTCCAGTAGAGTGGGCATATCGAGGTCTGTAAGGTATGAAAATTCAAGGGGGCCCGTATAACTGCGCAGTCGTTCTTTGACTGCCAATAGCATTTCTTTATCAAAAGGGGAAGTGCCCGCAACCACGACGACACGCCTTGTGGCGGGGTTGAGGCGCGTTGCCGCGTCCAGGGTCTCAAGGGGTTCGATAGCACCCTCGACCCCCGTAAAATCAGAACCCACTTCGGGACGCCCAGGCACGACGTTATTAGGCAGGCAAAAAACGACTGGAACACCGGGAAAGGATCTCTGGTGTGCTTCGATCATGAAGCGCAGTGGAGCCGGCCCGACGGTGATGATCACGTCTGGTCTGCGATTTGCATACTTACGAAGGTAGAACTCGCGAAATCGCCGCTGGTCCGCTGGATCGGGGAACAGCGTCGTCTCCATGTACTCGAGATAGAACTCGATCTTGTATGGTGAATTGTCAAAACTTGTACGGATCCCCTGGTCGATAAGGTTGATACCAGGAGACGAAGTACCCGTCTCGTTCAGAACTAGAATCCGACGGATTGGTTTAGTCTGGGCTGCGGCAGCGCTTTGCAGGAGTAAAAAGATTCCAAGAAGCAGCGATACCAGTCTCAAGTTTACGAGCGCTTCATTCGAAACTTGAGTGGGCGAGGCGAGACCATGATTCGTTCGCACCCAGCGTTGGGCCCGCCGTTGAAATCGACATCCGTACATCTTGGCAGTGCTCCGCAGTTTCAGGGCCGCGCGATTCTATTGCTGCGATCTCTTAAGCGCGACAAAACAGATTCGCGTTACTCAGTTTGCCTTTTCAACCTGTCAAAAATTGAAGGTTATTCGTTTTACCACAATTTTAGACAGTAACAGTTTAAGAATTGCGAAGAGGTGCTGTTCACATCGAAATCCCTAATTTCATACTTCCCAGTCTGGCATCCCCACCTGTCAAAATTGACGGGTGTGTGCTTTGTGGTGAATCCGATAAGGTACCTTCTTTCGGAACTTACTGAATCGATATTTCAAGTCCCCCGACTGCACGAACTTGCGGGACAGCACCGCCCGGCGGTCAGAGTGAGACGAGATGAACGAGGGCTTCAGTCTGCGACTCCCATGGAAGCATTTTTGTCTTTGCGTTGCTGTGACCGTTATCACCTTTGCGCTCGCGGCGCCAGGCCGCTGCCAGACCGCATCCACCGGCGCAGTCACTGGAATCACGTCGGACTCATCCGGTGCGATCTTGCCGGATGTGAACATCACGTTAACCAGGGAAAATAGTGGCGAAATGAGATCGGCCACTTCTGACGACGAAGGAAGATTTGGAGTCCTCCTACTCTCTCCGGGCGCCTACGATCTAAAAGCTGAGAAATCCAATTTCGAACCGCTGACACTCTCCAACCTTCCCATAGTCGTAACGGAAACACTTCGAGTTCAAGTCCGCATGTATGTCGCTCGACGCATCGAGCGTGTCGAAGTATCTGCCAACTCAGCGGTGGTCCAGACGGATACTTCTGCGCTAGGACGACTGCTCGACCACACAGCAATCAGCAGCCTGCCATTGGTCACAAGAAACTTCACTCAGATAACCGGACTGTCTCCGGGAGTTAACGTCGGTGTTTACAACGCCGGAGAACTTGGGAATGGGGGAACCGCCCTTTCACAACTGGGAAAGTCTACCGACGGGGTTTACGTGCACGGAGCACGGTCCTATGACAACAACTGGCAATTAGACGGGATCAGCGTCAGCGACGTCCAAGGCGCGGGCGCAATAAGCGGCGGCATCCCGATTCCGAACCCCGACACTCTGGAAGAGTTCAAGGTGCAAACTGCGCTCTACGATGCGGCATTCGGGCGCGGAGTGGGGGCCAATGTCAGCGTGATCACGAAGACGGGCACCAACGGTTACCACGGCAAGATCTTCGAGTTCCTGCGCAACGATTTTCTAAACGCGAACGATTTCTTTTTGAACAAAACCGGTCAGCGGCGTCCGGAGCTCAAGCAGAACCAGTTCGGGAGCGCAATTGGTGGGCCGATTCAAAAAGACAAACTGTTTTTCTTCGCATCCTACCAGGGAATGCGGCAGGTTAACGGCCTAGCCTCTGGTCAAACCAGGATCGCCTGTACCGCAAGTTTAAGCGAGCCGCCTATAACCGATGACAGATCGCGGGCAGCCCTGGGAAAATTATTCGGTGGAATGAAGGGGGCCTTGGGAGGTGTGGCGCTCATGCCAGACGGCTCAAATATCAACCCCGCAGCCTTGGCACTGTTGAATTTCAAACTTCCTGATGGCACCTTCCTGATTCCGACACCACAGACGGTAAACCCCTCGAAGCCATTTGCAAGCAGTGGCTTTTCAACCTTCGCACAACCCTGCGATTACGTGGAAGACCAGGGATTAGGAAATATAGATTCCATCATTTCGGAGAAGAGCCGACTTGCCGGGCGTTTTTTTATTGCACACAGCAACCAGTCGGTTACGTTTCCCGGCGGGGCTCTGAACCCGATGGGGAACATTCGGGGATTCACTAGTCCGGGCAATTCCGATTTTGTTGTTTCCTCGCTGGCTCACACCTACATCCTGAGTAACGCCATGTTAAACGAGGCCAGAATTGGTTTCGTTCGCATAAGCACCAAAACGGGGGCCGATGCTCCATTCAAATGGTCGGACGTCGGCGTGTTGGAAAGTGCCATGAATGGAAATGACCAACTGCCGAGCTTGAGTATTCTCGGTTCCGTCAGCATGGCCAGCGTGCTTCCTCGAACTTATACGCAGAACAGCTTCGTGGTTAGCGACGTTTTTAGCCTATTGAAAGGGCCCCACGCCTTGAAATTCGGGGGGGGACTTACGCGATTGCAGACTAACCTTGACTTTGCGGGTTTCGGCTCCTTTGTCCAGTTTCTCAGCTGGCCGGACTTTCTCCTCGGCCTCGATGGAAACAGCAACGGCACCGGAACTTTCAGCAATGTCTCTGCGTCTTCCGATGCTTTTGGTCTCTTTAATCGCGAGTTCAGGGTGTGGGAAGGCTCTGCGTTCGCACAGGACGACTTTCGGATTACCAAAGCACTCACTTTAAACGTCGGTTTGCGCTACGAACGAATCGGGCAATTCGGAGATAAGCTGGGTCGGAACTCGAGCTTCGATGTCAGCAAGGCCAATCGAAACCCACCAACCAGTGGAACTCTCGATGGCTACATCGTTCCCTCCAATTTTCCGGGCGCTGTACCTGTGGGAGTCACTCAGGTTAACAACACCTTTGGAACGTATGGTGAGGGGCAAAACGCCATCGCACCTCGAATCGGTTTTGCATGGCAGATCCTGCCAAGCACCAGTCGGTTCACTCTGAGGGGAGGGTATGGCACCTATTACTCTCGTCCGATCGGCCAGACGGCTGGTCAGTCCATTCTAGCCGCGCCCTTTGCCTTAACTCGATTCGTCTCCGGACCCGCGAATGCAGGAGCGACATTTCAAGCACCGTTCGCCCAGCCCTTTCCAACTCCGGCTTCTTTTCCGCTGTTTGTACCGTATTCTCCGAACACCGCCGGAGCGGTCTCTGTTCTGTCACCCCACTTTCGCCCTGCAGTGATTCAACAGTTTTCCGTAAACCTCCAGGCAGAATTGCATGATGGTTGGCTGCTTGAGACCGGATACGTTGGTACGCGGGGAATACACCTGCAACGCTTTCTTTCCTTGAATCAGGCGCTGAATGCCTCCCCTGGCAATCCGATCAATGGCGCAATCTCTAACACGTTGTCCAACATCCAATTACGAGTTCCCATTCCAGGAATACGAGCTGACTCTCTTCGTGAGCAGGAATCTGAGGGCAGCTCCTGGTACAACGGCTTTGAGACAAGTCTGACAAAACGCTTAAGCCACGGCCTTCAATTCCTGGCTTCTTACACTTTCTCAAAAGTCCTGGACACCGATGGTGCGGATGTTAACTCAACCTCCACAGGCAATGCCCTGACACTTGGAGACCAAAATTCTCCTCACCAGAGATGGGGAAGAGCGAGTTTCGATCGCACGCATCGTTTTGTTTTTAGCAGCACGTGGATAACGCCAACGCCGCCTCGCGGCCTCTTGCGAGCGATCCTGGGCAACTGGTCTGGCTCGGCAATCGTAACCATTCAGTCGGGTACGGCTCTTACGATCGCCAATACAAACTCCACCAATGTTTTCGGCATCAGCCAGGACCGTGCGCAACTGAGCCCCACATGTTTGACGAGTCAAGTGGTGAAGGGCGGCTCGGTGCAGTCAAAGCTCGGTGGCTACTTTAATGCGGCCTGCTTCACAAAACCGCCGATTATCGGTGCGGATGGCATCGGCACCGGCTTTGGCAACAGCGCGACGGGAATCGTAGACGGTCCTGGGCAAGCAAACCTTGAC
This genomic window from Terriglobales bacterium contains:
- a CDS encoding PAS domain S-box protein codes for the protein MRLVSLLLGIFLLLQSAAAAQTKPIRRILVLNETGTSSPGINLIDQGIRTSFDNSPYKIEFYLEYMETTLFPDPADQRRFREFYLRKYANRRPDVIITVGPAPLRFMIEAHQRSFPGVPVVFCLPNNVVPGRPEVGSDFTGVEGAIEPLETLDAATRLNPATRRVVVVAGTSPFDKEMLLAVKERLRSYTGPLEFSYLTDLDMPTLLERLKHLSGQTIVLQLGVARDAAGTRFASGTESAPMIAAAATVPVFSLVDVFFNHGEVGGKIFSLAEDGKVAGGLALRILNGERPQEIPIVQGGSRYMFDWRALKRWGLKEKNLPPGSIVINRPLSVWEAYKWYIIAGISLFLLQTLLIVALLWHRKKRKRAEAVLRESEGRFRRVANSAPVFIWMAGPDQSCTYVNQQWLDFTGRKEEEEVGTGWADGIHTDDLENALATYSEAFHRRQPFTMEYRLRRHDGVYRWILDTGAPIVNPDGSFSGYIGSAIDVTGRKLAEEALASIGGRLIAAQEEERTRIARELHDDINQQMAFLAISLDETRLHPPDSAVEMRKRSETFLKQASDISKSIQALSHRLHSSKLEYFGLVNAMQGFSHEFSDQHHVEIRFSHEQVPDSVPREVSLCLFRVMQAALSNAMKHSGVK
- a CDS encoding TonB-dependent receptor, with translation MNEGFSLRLPWKHFCLCVAVTVITFALAAPGRCQTASTGAVTGITSDSSGAILPDVNITLTRENSGEMRSATSDDEGRFGVLLLSPGAYDLKAEKSNFEPLTLSNLPIVVTETLRVQVRMYVARRIERVEVSANSAVVQTDTSALGRLLDHTAISSLPLVTRNFTQITGLSPGVNVGVYNAGELGNGGTALSQLGKSTDGVYVHGARSYDNNWQLDGISVSDVQGAGAISGGIPIPNPDTLEEFKVQTALYDAAFGRGVGANVSVITKTGTNGYHGKIFEFLRNDFLNANDFFLNKTGQRRPELKQNQFGSAIGGPIQKDKLFFFASYQGMRQVNGLASGQTRIACTASLSEPPITDDRSRAALGKLFGGMKGALGGVALMPDGSNINPAALALLNFKLPDGTFLIPTPQTVNPSKPFASSGFSTFAQPCDYVEDQGLGNIDSIISEKSRLAGRFFIAHSNQSVTFPGGALNPMGNIRGFTSPGNSDFVVSSLAHTYILSNAMLNEARIGFVRISTKTGADAPFKWSDVGVLESAMNGNDQLPSLSILGSVSMASVLPRTYTQNSFVVSDVFSLLKGPHALKFGGGLTRLQTNLDFAGFGSFVQFLSWPDFLLGLDGNSNGTGTFSNVSASSDAFGLFNREFRVWEGSAFAQDDFRITKALTLNVGLRYERIGQFGDKLGRNSSFDVSKANRNPPTSGTLDGYIVPSNFPGAVPVGVTQVNNTFGTYGEGQNAIAPRIGFAWQILPSTSRFTLRGGYGTYYSRPIGQTAGQSILAAPFALTRFVSGPANAGATFQAPFAQPFPTPASFPLFVPYSPNTAGAVSVLSPHFRPAVIQQFSVNLQAELHDGWLLETGYVGTRGIHLQRFLSLNQALNASPGNPINGAISNTLSNIQLRVPIPGIRADSLREQESEGSSWYNGFETSLTKRLSHGLQFLASYTFSKVLDTDGADVNSTSTGNALTLGDQNSPHQRWGRASFDRTHRFVFSSTWITPTPPRGLLRAILGNWSGSAIVTIQSGTALTIANTNSTNVFGISQDRAQLSPTCLTSQVVKGGSVQSKLGGYFNAACFTKPPIIGADGIGTGFGNSATGIVDGPGQANLDIAASKTVPLNRLHEKSKLQFRAEFYNALNHPQFANPDTNFASSTFGVISATAVNPRVGQLALIYSF